A single Bacteroidota bacterium DNA region contains:
- a CDS encoding thiamine pyrophosphate-dependent enzyme codes for MTDDHEKLTIKTVSGEILKKWYYLLVLGRTLDDRAPNYLKQALGWSYHAPYAGHDGIQLAIGQVFNRETDHLFPYYRDMLTVISAGLTAEEIILNGISKATDVAGGGRHMSNHFAKPAWHIHNVSSCTGNHASQAVGVARAMKYYNHKGVAISSQGESSFSEGYVYEAINGASREKLPVIFVIQDNGYGISVPKSDQTANAKVAENFTGFRNLHIIYCNGKDVFDSMNAMIEARRHAVEKNEPVIVHANCVRIGSHSNSDRHELYRNDYEINYVREYDPMGKFRRMLLRYGRFTEEELMAIETEVKQIVKDAHKKALTAAEPDAATIFDFVYPEPYNPVKYSDGLPNGSGPSKKLIEALNETLKAEFRLNPDTFLWGQDVASQEKGGVFNVTKGLQQEFGKDRVFNAPIAEDYIVATANGMSRFMDKIRIVIEGAEFADYFWPAMEQLVDTSHDYWRSNGQFSPNIVIRLASGGYIGGGLYHSQTLEGTLTTLPGIRVVYPSFADDAAGLLRTSIRSKGITLFLEPKALYNDPAAEAPVPEDFEVPFGKARIRREGRDMTIITYGNTTHMSLRAAEMIEKDTGASIEVIDIRSLIPLDRATIISSVKKTGKALIVHEDKVFSGFGAELAAIIGNEAFEHLDGPVRRVGATFTPVGFNRILEKAILPDIQKIFIAAKELLKY; via the coding sequence ATGACAGATGATCACGAAAAACTAACCATCAAAACCGTCTCCGGGGAAATCCTTAAAAAGTGGTATTATTTGTTAGTTTTAGGCCGCACCCTTGATGATCGTGCTCCAAACTACCTCAAGCAGGCGCTGGGATGGTCATATCATGCACCCTATGCCGGCCATGATGGCATCCAGCTGGCTATAGGCCAGGTTTTCAACAGGGAAACAGACCATCTATTTCCGTACTACAGGGATATGCTGACTGTTATTTCAGCAGGCCTGACGGCTGAGGAGATCATTCTCAACGGTATTTCCAAGGCTACCGATGTCGCCGGCGGCGGACGCCACATGTCAAACCACTTTGCCAAACCCGCGTGGCATATCCATAATGTTTCTTCCTGTACCGGTAATCATGCATCACAAGCTGTCGGGGTGGCCAGGGCAATGAAATATTATAATCATAAAGGAGTGGCTATTTCCTCACAAGGTGAGTCATCTTTTTCTGAAGGCTATGTTTATGAAGCCATTAATGGCGCCTCGAGGGAAAAACTGCCGGTTATTTTTGTCATACAGGATAACGGATATGGTATCTCTGTGCCGAAATCCGACCAGACAGCCAATGCCAAAGTAGCTGAGAACTTTACAGGATTCAGGAACCTGCATATCATATACTGTAATGGCAAAGACGTTTTCGATTCCATGAACGCCATGATCGAAGCCAGACGACATGCTGTCGAAAAAAATGAGCCTGTAATAGTGCATGCCAATTGTGTCCGCATCGGATCACATTCCAATTCTGACCGGCATGAGCTTTACCGCAATGACTATGAGATCAATTACGTCAGGGAATATGATCCGATGGGCAAATTCAGAAGAATGTTGCTCCGTTATGGCCGTTTTACAGAAGAGGAACTCATGGCCATTGAAACTGAAGTGAAACAAATCGTCAAAGATGCCCACAAAAAGGCTTTAACAGCCGCGGAACCTGATGCAGCAACCATTTTCGATTTTGTATATCCGGAACCTTACAATCCCGTCAAATATTCCGATGGATTACCAAATGGCTCCGGACCATCTAAAAAATTGATTGAAGCGCTCAATGAAACACTTAAAGCCGAGTTCCGGCTAAATCCCGATACGTTTCTTTGGGGACAGGATGTCGCCAGCCAGGAGAAAGGCGGCGTTTTCAATGTCACTAAAGGGCTGCAGCAGGAATTCGGCAAAGACCGTGTATTCAATGCCCCTATAGCCGAAGACTATATCGTTGCTACTGCCAATGGCATGAGCCGCTTCATGGACAAGATACGAATCGTCATCGAAGGCGCCGAATTTGCCGACTACTTCTGGCCGGCGATGGAACAACTTGTCGATACCTCACATGATTACTGGCGGTCGAACGGACAGTTTTCGCCCAATATCGTCATAAGGCTGGCATCAGGAGGATATATTGGCGGAGGGCTGTACCATTCGCAAACATTGGAGGGTACACTGACAACTTTACCTGGTATACGGGTGGTTTATCCATCCTTTGCTGATGATGCAGCAGGTCTCCTGCGCACCAGTATACGGTCCAAAGGCATTACACTTTTCCTCGAACCCAAAGCCCTTTATAATGACCCGGCTGCAGAAGCACCTGTTCCGGAAGATTTTGAAGTGCCTTTTGGAAAAGCCCGGATACGCAGGGAAGGCAGGGATATGACCATCATCACCTATGGCAACACCACTCACATGAGCCTCAGGGCGGCTGAAATGATTGAAAAGGACACCGGTGCAAGCATAGAGGTGATCGACATACGCTCACTGATACCTCTTGACAGGGCGACAATCATCAGTTCAGTCAAAAAAACCGGCAAAGCACTGATTGTCCACGAAGACAAGGTCTTTTCCGGCTTTGGCGCCGAACTGGCTGCCATCATCGGTAATGAAGCATTTGAACATCTTGATGGACCGGTCCGGAGAGTTGGTGCTACCTTCACTCCCGTTGGATTCAACAGAATACTGGAGAAGGCGATTTTACCGGATATACAAAAAATATTTATAGCGGCAAAAGAGCTGTTAAAATATTAA
- a CDS encoding serpin family protein, producing MKHSSSFILPVILILFAGCEKEQTGKILNPKPLSLPYKAQEVISRSNSFGINIFKATATSEPGNMMLSPLSASTALTMLLNGCSSDTYSQIHQMLGYEGLTIGEVNATYQSLLAQLLEVDPEVNLALANAVWYRTDFQVYTSFLDTLTTVFNAAAGALDFSSPSALETINGWASENTNGKIEKVLDEISPDAVMFLMNALYFKGIWTTRFDENSTSPGIFCLDDGTTITVTMMKGNVATRLINDHDYSVLEMPYGRQNFSMVIIEPWITLHEFLGNFNNQLWNDITARLDSIPDFSSYDIVMPRFRFDYEKVLNDQLKSLGMVDAFEPYLANLSGIADANIFVSFVKQNTFIEVNEEGTEAAAVTTIGIELTSANPSFTVYKPFIFAIRERTSNTLLFIGKVVLPEI from the coding sequence ATGAAACACAGCTCTTCGTTTATTCTTCCGGTTATTCTAATTCTGTTTGCCGGATGTGAGAAAGAACAAACAGGTAAGATTCTTAATCCAAAGCCCCTTTCACTGCCCTATAAAGCACAGGAAGTCATCTCCCGGAGCAACAGCTTCGGGATCAATATTTTTAAAGCAACGGCAACTAGTGAGCCAGGCAATATGATGCTTTCCCCTTTAAGTGCCAGCACAGCTCTTACCATGCTGCTGAATGGCTGTAGCAGCGATACCTACAGTCAAATCCACCAGATGCTGGGATATGAAGGATTGACAATCGGTGAAGTTAACGCCACATACCAAAGTCTGCTGGCACAATTGCTTGAAGTCGATCCTGAGGTTAATCTGGCACTTGCCAACGCAGTTTGGTATAGGACTGATTTTCAGGTTTATACCAGCTTTCTCGATACCTTGACGACGGTATTCAATGCCGCTGCAGGAGCACTGGATTTCAGCAGCCCATCGGCACTTGAAACTATCAATGGATGGGCAAGCGAAAACACAAATGGAAAAATAGAAAAGGTACTTGATGAAATCTCACCCGATGCGGTCATGTTCCTGATGAATGCTCTCTATTTCAAAGGAATCTGGACAACACGGTTTGACGAAAACTCAACTTCCCCCGGAATATTCTGCCTGGATGACGGCACAACCATTACTGTGACCATGATGAAAGGCAATGTGGCGACCAGACTTATTAATGACCATGACTATTCAGTTCTTGAAATGCCCTATGGCCGTCAGAATTTTTCGATGGTGATAATCGAACCATGGATAACGCTGCATGAATTTCTTGGCAATTTTAATAATCAGCTTTGGAATGACATTACCGCCAGGCTGGATTCCATTCCGGATTTTTCATCCTATGATATTGTGATGCCCCGATTCAGGTTCGATTACGAAAAGGTGTTAAACGACCAGCTAAAAAGCTTAGGTATGGTGGATGCATTTGAGCCCTATCTGGCAAACCTTTCAGGGATCGCGGATGCCAATATCTTTGTGAGCTTCGTCAAACAAAACACGTTTATTGAAGTCAACGAAGAAGGCACTGAAGCTGCAGCAGTAACAACAATAGGAATAGAACTGACCAGTGCCAATCCATCCTTCACTGTGTATAAGCCCTTTATTTTTGCTATCCGTGAACGCACATCCAACACTTTGCTTTTTATTGGTAAGGTTGTGCTGCCGGAGATATAG